Below is a window of Escherichia coli DSM 30083 = JCM 1649 = ATCC 11775 DNA.
CGAGCATAAGCTGCGTATGGTTTTCTGCCGCGTCTATTTCTTCACAAGTACGATTCAGGAGGGTATGCAGCGCATTAACATCAGGTTGAAATGCGTGTTCACGCAGCATTTTCGAGCTGGACCAGTGCTTATCGATATGTGTCAGGCGGATTAACTGAAAACGTTTCGCGGCAGCAAGTCGTTTGTCTTCAACAAACCAGAAAGAAACCCACTGCTGGAGATACTCTGTAGGGCGATATTCACTTTGTGGGCTGAGCCAGGAGACATCAACATCCACTTCATTTGCTGAATACAGCGGCGTGCCATCCGTACCACAAAAGCCTACCATCACCCCGGCATGAGCAAATTCACGCATCGCCGCCTGGGTAACGGAAGTTCCCATTCCCAGCATCAACGCCGTGGTATTCGCAATGGGGATATTCCAGTAGTACGACTCTTTACCTTCGCTGGTAACATACTCCACCCGCCCACCATTCACCTGTACCCGGCATTTTTCCAGATAATAAATATTGGCGCGTTTGGAGTGGAGAATGGTTTTGAGATCGGAAGGCGTAAGGTAATTCGAAGACATAAACACATCCTGTGATTATTTTATATTTGAAGGTATTGGGCTTAGTACAGCATTGATTTATGTGCTGAAAATTGATTTCCATCGCAATTATTACGATTGTTATTGCGTGCTAACGCTAATGGTTTGAAGTTGAGAGTGTCATTGCACGACCAAACGTCTAACACTATCGTAGTGTGAATACTGCCTGTACGGCAGTGAACAAGGAGAGACGGTCGCACTCTTCAACGTTCAGTTTCTAAGCTGCCTGTACGGCAGTGAACTGGCGGCAGGAGGGAGGACTGCTGCGCCATCATTTCTAAGCTGCCTGTACGGCAGTGAACTTGTGCCTGTTTTATGCGGGCGCTCTGGTTTCTTTCTAAGCTGCCTGTACGGCAGTGAACACGCTGCGCAGTACCCTGACCGGTGCGAACGTTTTCTAAGCTGCCTGTACGGCAGTGAACGGTTTCGCCTCAATGATCTGCATATGGCGTCATTTCTAAGCTGCCTGTACGGCAGTGAACTCAAATACTACACGTTTAGCCCGTTGTTAATAAAGCAAAACCATCTCAATCTCCTGCTGCCACCCTTTTTTATCCTTACCTACCCGCAGCACTAATTATCAATAACTTAGCATCATCATTAAAAAAAGGGTCTGAACCTCCTCCCCCCATAAATAAAAAGTCCGTAACCCCTGACGAGATCACGGACTTAACCAACCTACCTGACAATCAGATTAATGCGCTGCTTCCGCCTTGTGCTTTTGTGCACTCTGGAATCCGTAAGTCAGCTCATTTTTCTCTTTATCCAGCGCGACGGTGACCTGACCGCCGTCCACCAGCGAACCAAACAGCAGTTCGTTGGCGAGCGGTTTTTTCAGGTTGTCCTGGATGACACGCGCCATCGGACGTGCGCCCATTGCCCGGTCGTAACCTTTCTCGGCCAGCCAGTTACGCGCTTCCTGGCTCACTTCCAGAGAAACACCTTTCTGATCCAACTGAACCTGCAACTCGACGATGAATTTATCCACCACCTGATGGATCACGTCGGTTGACAGATGATCGAACCAGATAATGTTGTCGAGACGGTTACGGAATTCCGGTGTAAAGATCTTCTTGATCTCTTCCATCGCATCGGTGCTGTTATCCTGGTGGATAAGACCAATGGATTTGCGCTCGGTTTCACGTACCCCCGCGTTAGTGGTCATCACCAGCACCACGTTACGGAAGTCCGCTTTGCGTCCGTTGTTATCGGTCAGTGTACCGTTGTCCATCACCTGCAAGAGGATGTTGAACACGTCCGGGTGCGCTTTCTCGATTTCGTCCAGCAGCAGCACCGCATGTGGATGCTTGATGACCGCATCAGTCAGCAAACCGCCCTGATCAAAACCAACGTATCCCGGAGGCGCACCAATCAGACGGCTGACGGTATGGCGTTCCATATACTCGGACATATCAAAGCGCAGAAGCTCAATGCCCAACGCTTTCGAAAGCTGTACCGTCACCTCTGTTTTCCCGACCCCAGTAGGGCCGGCAAACAGGAACGAACCGACCGGTTTATGTTCGTGACCTAAACCTGCACGCGCCATCTTAATGGCTTCAGTCAGCGCCTCAATGGCTTTATCCTGACCGAAGACCAGCATTTTCAGGCGATCGCCGAGGTTTTTCAGGGTATCGCGGTCACTCTGAGAAACACTCTTCTCTGGAATGCGTGCAATACGGGCCACCACGGATTCAATATCCGCCACAT
It encodes the following:
- the cas1f gene encoding type I-F CRISPR-associated endonuclease Cas1f gives rise to the protein MSSNYLTPSDLKTILHSKRANIYYLEKCRVQVNGGRVEYVTSEGKESYYWNIPIANTTALMLGMGTSVTQAAMREFAHAGVMVGFCGTDGTPLYSANEVDVDVSWLSPQSEYRPTEYLQQWVSFWFVEDKRLAAAKRFQLIRLTHIDKHWSSSKMLREHAFQPDVNALHTLLNRTCEEIDAAENHTQLMLVEAKLTKALYKMVSQTVGYGDFTRAKRGGGIDMANRFLDQGNYLAYGLAAVAAWVTGIPHGLAVMHGKTRRGGLVFDLADLIKDALVMPQAFIAAMAGEDAQEFRQRCVNIFQQADALDVMITSLQETAQALAKADQ